One segment of Candidatus Sulfotelmatobacter sp. DNA contains the following:
- a CDS encoding gamma-glutamyl-gamma-aminobutyrate hydrolase family protein (Members of this family of hydrolases with an active site Cys residue belong to MEROPS family C26.) has product MATARVVVTASVDEDVAEYLDALRETGVEPVRIDGRAATVSLDRFDGLLVAGGVDVDPAAYQASPSDLIGETDPERDVLEVALIQAARERALPTLCICRGLQIANVAFGGTLIADVPHALGKRATIRHRARCADGRSERGLIEEHVVRILPDSLLARVVGTTDLVTGARHHQAVDRCARELAVVGRTDDGIVEALEPRFASPFWLAVQWHPESTRSLDGGASGAIFAAFAAAAAAQAFVR; this is encoded by the coding sequence ATGGCCACCGCGCGGGTCGTGGTCACCGCCTCCGTCGACGAGGACGTCGCGGAATACCTGGACGCACTGCGCGAGACGGGCGTCGAGCCGGTGCGGATCGACGGGCGCGCGGCGACGGTCTCGCTGGACCGCTTCGACGGCCTGCTGGTCGCTGGCGGCGTCGACGTCGATCCGGCCGCCTATCAGGCGTCACCGTCGGATTTGATCGGTGAGACCGATCCCGAGCGCGACGTGCTCGAGGTCGCGCTGATCCAAGCCGCGCGCGAGCGCGCGCTGCCGACGCTGTGCATCTGCCGCGGCTTGCAGATCGCCAACGTCGCCTTCGGCGGCACGCTGATCGCCGACGTGCCCCACGCGCTCGGCAAGCGCGCGACGATACGTCATCGCGCACGCTGCGCCGACGGCCGCAGCGAACGCGGTCTGATCGAGGAGCACGTCGTGCGCATCCTGCCCGACAGTCTGCTCGCGCGCGTCGTCGGGACCACCGATTTGGTCACCGGCGCGCGGCATCACCAGGCCGTCGACCGTTGCGCGCGCGAGCTCGCCGTCGTCGGCCGCACCGACGACGGCATCGTCGAGGCGCTCGAACCGCGCTTCGCCTCGCCGTTCTGGCTGGCGGTGCAGTGGCATCCCGAGTCGACCCGGAGCCTCGACGGCGGCGC
- a CDS encoding VOC family protein, producing the protein MHATTGIVPAQLTLGVADLDATERFYRDVIGIEPSRLGDAVRIAFGEFTIVFEHAPPTERAKMELGLRVADMAALDAIAARAGTAIYDRDGGGRALFVMDPDHYTIEIFAR; encoded by the coding sequence ATGCACGCGACGACCGGGATCGTCCCGGCGCAACTGACGCTGGGCGTCGCCGATCTCGACGCGACCGAGCGGTTCTACCGTGACGTCATCGGTATCGAGCCGAGCCGCCTGGGGGACGCCGTCCGGATCGCCTTCGGCGAGTTCACCATCGTCTTCGAGCACGCGCCACCCACCGAGCGGGCCAAAATGGAGCTGGGGCTGCGGGTCGCCGACATGGCCGCCTTGGACGCGATCGCCGCCCGTGCCGGCACGGCGATCTACGATCGCGACGGGGGTGGACGCGCGCTGTTCGTGATGGATCCCGACCACTACACGATCGAGATCTTCGCCCGCTAG
- the dnaB gene encoding replicative DNA helicase — MNVAPISSAIDRIPPNNLEAEMALLGSILVDKEMMAAVSEIVQPSDFYASLHESIYLALYALYERGEPLDKVALAEELRGRGMLDKVGGLAYLGSLMDTVPTAASAEYYARIVREKSALRSLIHAGTQITSLGYESEHDVPAAIDQAEQTVYEVGNRSAHNQFASVPSLLLGVFQSLEQRHEQKGDRTGVTSGFRDIDDYTAGWQPGNLVILAARPAMGKTSLALNMAVAAAKDERKPVAVFSLEMTKQELVERLLSSEAKLDASKLRRGAIADRDWEKIGNAMGVLHELPIYLDDAGSVTVTEIRSRLRRLKSAHGLSVVFIDYLQLVRPAMLAKQVNRNEELSEICRTLKATAKDLEIPIVALAQLNRAVETRADKRPMLSDLRDCLAGDALVINAETGERIPIAEIVERDLRFDVWAVDERTLRLQTRPIEHAWRVNEQKVFRVVTRGGRTIRCTAGHKFLTFDGWQRLDRLTYGSSIAVPAHYPSPVILGASVQRGAAGYAPPMASVDPEALRLGDVLWEPIVSIEAEGVEPVYDLTVGDLHNFCVDDVVTHNSGAIEQEADIVTFLYRDVYYNKETSPEPDATELIIAKHRNGKVGTVKLRFQPEHTLFVPYGDESHYSGP, encoded by the coding sequence ATGAACGTCGCCCCGATCTCCAGCGCGATCGATCGCATCCCGCCCAACAACCTCGAGGCGGAGATGGCGCTGCTCGGCTCCATCCTGGTCGACAAGGAGATGATGGCGGCGGTCAGCGAGATCGTCCAGCCGTCGGACTTCTACGCCTCGCTGCACGAGTCGATCTATCTCGCGCTGTACGCGCTCTACGAGCGCGGCGAACCGCTCGATAAGGTCGCGCTGGCCGAAGAGCTGCGCGGGCGCGGGATGCTCGACAAGGTCGGCGGTCTCGCGTATCTGGGCTCGCTGATGGACACCGTGCCGACGGCCGCGTCGGCCGAGTACTACGCGCGCATCGTGCGCGAGAAATCGGCGTTGCGCTCGCTGATCCACGCCGGCACGCAGATCACCAGCCTGGGTTACGAGTCCGAGCACGACGTGCCGGCGGCGATCGATCAGGCCGAGCAGACCGTCTACGAAGTCGGCAACCGCAGCGCGCACAATCAGTTCGCCTCGGTGCCCTCGCTGCTGCTGGGCGTGTTCCAATCGCTCGAGCAGCGTCACGAACAGAAGGGCGACCGCACCGGCGTCACCAGCGGCTTCCGCGACATCGACGATTACACCGCGGGCTGGCAGCCCGGAAACCTGGTGATCCTGGCCGCGCGTCCCGCGATGGGCAAGACCTCGCTGGCGCTCAACATGGCGGTCGCGGCCGCCAAGGACGAGCGCAAGCCGGTCGCCGTGTTCTCGCTCGAGATGACGAAGCAGGAGCTGGTCGAGCGGCTGCTCTCGTCCGAGGCGAAGCTCGACGCCTCCAAGCTGCGCCGCGGCGCGATCGCCGACCGCGATTGGGAGAAGATCGGCAACGCGATGGGCGTGCTGCACGAGCTGCCGATCTATCTCGACGACGCCGGTTCGGTGACCGTTACCGAGATCCGCAGCCGCCTGCGCCGCCTCAAGAGCGCGCACGGCCTCTCGGTCGTGTTCATCGACTACCTGCAGCTGGTGCGCCCCGCGATGCTGGCCAAACAGGTCAACCGCAACGAAGAGCTCTCGGAGATCTGCCGCACGCTCAAGGCGACGGCCAAGGACCTCGAGATCCCGATCGTGGCCCTCGCCCAGCTCAACCGCGCCGTCGAAACCCGCGCCGACAAACGCCCCATGCTCTCAGATTTGCGCGACTGCTTGGCCGGCGACGCTCTCGTGATCAACGCCGAGACGGGCGAACGGATTCCGATCGCCGAGATCGTGGAACGAGATTTACGGTTCGACGTCTGGGCAGTCGACGAACGAACATTGCGTCTCCAAACGCGACCAATTGAACACGCGTGGCGAGTAAACGAGCAGAAGGTTTTTCGCGTTGTCACGCGCGGTGGTCGAACGATTCGATGCACTGCGGGACACAAATTTCTGACGTTTGACGGCTGGCAGCGGCTCGATCGTCTTACGTACGGGTCGTCGATCGCTGTTCCGGCTCATTATCCGTCGCCGGTCATCTTGGGGGCTTCCGTGCAAAGGGGAGCCGCTGGTTACGCCCCGCCCATGGCTTCCGTCGATCCGGAAGCGTTGCGGTTGGGAGACGTCCTGTGGGAGCCCATTGTCTCGATCGAGGCGGAAGGGGTCGAGCCGGTCTACGACCTGACGGTCGGGGACCTCCACAACTTCTGCGTCGACGACGTGGTCACGCACAACTCGGGCGCGATCGAGCAGGAGGCGGACATCGTGACCTTCCTGTACCGGGACGTCTACTACAACAAGGAGACCTCCCCGGAGCCCGATGCGACTGAATTGATCATCGCAAAGCACCGAAATGGAAAGGTGGGGACCGTCAAATTGCGGTTCCAGCCGGAACATACGCTCTTCGTGCCGTACGGAGACGAGTCGCACTACAGTGGCCCCTAG
- the lonC gene encoding Lon family ATP-dependent protease: MRRSADEKVRREIAALYGVLTEALGTEKVVMRAGKLGTLKEMRSAAIPDRLLALQRLVFEDPTLDVRPAKAQYKHVIAQIEDKLADLVAQRTVGDQLEARINLKMVERHQEYLKELRLEALREEAGPETPATEQRLADLQRLEGRKLARAALDVLRPTRLAEVVGQEAAVKALLAKLASPYPQHVILYGPPGVGKTTVARLALELAKARPHAPFAADAPFVEAAGTTLRWDHRETTNPLLGSVHDPIYQGARRDFADGGVPEPKLGLVTKAHGGVLFIDEIGEMDPAMQTRLLKVLEDKRVTFESSYYDEHDPNVPAYVRKLFRDGAPADFVLIGATTRDPEAIDAAIRSRCAAVYFEPLTGTQVARIVREAAHRLGARVVQRVPALIASYTIEGRKAVQILADAYGHALERAIDGRGAVVREQDVLEVVQAGRIVQHTTTRARRAKEIGKAHGLGVLQYVGSIIEIEAAAFPAREAHKGTVRFNDTAGSMARDAVFNAASVVRAVAGIDPADWDLHVNVVGGGNIDGPSAGLAFFLALYSALTKTKLPQDVAVTGEVSLAGSVRAVGGVVEKLYAARQAGMRAMILPKENARDLEAAPEGIEIVPVADVFAALAALGVRVPAPPAAVRARPRARRTR; this comes from the coding sequence GTGCGCCGCAGCGCGGACGAGAAGGTGCGCCGCGAGATCGCGGCGCTCTACGGCGTCCTCACCGAGGCGCTGGGGACCGAGAAGGTCGTCATGCGCGCCGGGAAGCTCGGCACCCTCAAGGAGATGCGCTCGGCGGCGATCCCCGATCGCCTGCTGGCGCTCCAGCGCCTGGTCTTCGAAGACCCGACCCTCGACGTGCGTCCCGCCAAGGCGCAGTACAAGCACGTCATCGCGCAGATCGAGGACAAGCTCGCCGATCTGGTCGCGCAGCGCACGGTCGGCGATCAGCTCGAGGCGCGCATCAACCTCAAGATGGTCGAACGCCATCAGGAGTACCTCAAGGAGCTGCGGCTGGAGGCCTTGCGCGAGGAGGCCGGTCCCGAGACGCCGGCCACCGAGCAACGCCTGGCGGACCTGCAGCGGCTCGAGGGCCGCAAACTGGCCCGGGCCGCGCTGGACGTGCTGCGGCCGACGCGGCTGGCCGAGGTCGTCGGCCAGGAGGCCGCGGTCAAGGCGCTGCTGGCCAAGCTGGCCTCGCCGTATCCGCAGCACGTCATCCTCTACGGCCCGCCCGGCGTCGGCAAGACGACCGTGGCGCGGCTGGCGCTCGAGCTGGCCAAGGCGCGCCCGCACGCCCCCTTCGCCGCCGACGCGCCGTTCGTCGAAGCGGCCGGGACGACGCTGCGCTGGGACCACCGCGAGACGACGAACCCGCTGCTGGGGAGTGTCCACGACCCGATCTACCAGGGTGCCCGGCGCGATTTCGCGGACGGCGGCGTCCCCGAGCCGAAGCTGGGCCTGGTGACGAAAGCGCACGGCGGCGTGCTGTTCATCGACGAGATCGGCGAGATGGACCCCGCCATGCAGACGCGCCTGCTTAAGGTCCTCGAGGACAAGCGCGTCACCTTCGAGTCGTCCTACTACGACGAGCACGATCCGAACGTGCCGGCCTACGTGCGCAAGCTCTTCCGCGACGGCGCACCGGCCGACTTCGTGCTGATCGGCGCAACCACGCGCGATCCGGAGGCGATCGACGCCGCGATTCGCTCGCGCTGCGCCGCCGTCTACTTCGAGCCGCTGACCGGCACGCAGGTGGCGCGCATCGTGCGCGAGGCCGCGCACCGCTTGGGCGCGCGCGTGGTACAACGCGTGCCGGCGCTGATCGCGTCGTACACGATCGAAGGCCGCAAGGCGGTGCAGATTCTGGCCGACGCCTACGGGCACGCGCTCGAGCGCGCGATCGACGGCCGCGGCGCGGTCGTGCGCGAGCAAGACGTGCTCGAAGTCGTACAGGCCGGCCGCATCGTGCAGCACACGACGACGCGCGCGCGCCGGGCCAAGGAGATCGGCAAAGCCCACGGGCTGGGCGTGCTGCAGTACGTCGGCTCGATCATCGAGATCGAGGCGGCCGCCTTCCCCGCGCGCGAGGCGCACAAGGGGACGGTGCGCTTCAACGACACCGCCGGCTCGATGGCGCGCGACGCGGTCTTCAACGCGGCCTCGGTCGTGCGCGCGGTCGCCGGGATCGATCCGGCCGACTGGGACCTGCACGTCAACGTGGTCGGCGGCGGCAACATCGACGGTCCCTCGGCGGGGCTCGCGTTCTTCCTCGCGCTCTACAGCGCGCTGACCAAGACGAAGCTGCCGCAGGACGTCGCCGTCACCGGCGAGGTGTCGCTGGCGGGCAGCGTGCGCGCCGTCGGCGGCGTGGTCGAGAAGCTCTACGCCGCGCGCCAAGCGGGGATGCGCGCGATGATCCTGCCCAAGGAGAACGCGCGCGACCTGGAAGCCGCGCCCGAGGGGATCGAGATCGTTCCGGTGGCCGACGTGTTCGCCGCGCTGGCCGCGCTCGGCGTGCGCGTGCCGGCGCCGCCGGCCGCGGTGCGCGCGCGACCGCGCGCGAGGCGGACCCGATGA
- the rplI gene encoding 50S ribosomal protein L9, translating to MKVILTSDVKSVGARGAVLDVKDGYANNYLLPQRLAVPATPGAIKQLEQQQNAKKRKQAEEVANAQEVATQLEGMTLRVAAKAGGNGRLFGTVTNANVADAIHEQLGVTIDRHKIEMKDGIKALGTYPVEIRLGNNVVAKSAIQVVALK from the coding sequence GTGAAGGTCATTCTCACCAGCGACGTCAAGTCGGTGGGCGCCCGCGGGGCGGTGCTCGACGTCAAGGACGGTTACGCGAACAACTACCTGCTGCCGCAGCGGCTCGCCGTGCCGGCGACGCCGGGCGCGATCAAGCAGCTCGAGCAGCAGCAGAACGCCAAGAAGCGCAAGCAGGCTGAAGAAGTCGCCAACGCGCAGGAAGTCGCCACGCAGCTGGAAGGCATGACGTTGCGCGTCGCGGCGAAGGCCGGCGGCAACGGTCGTTTGTTCGGCACGGTCACGAACGCCAACGTGGCCGATGCGATCCACGAGCAGCTCGGCGTCACCATCGATCGTCACAAGATCGAGATGAAGGACGGCATCAAGGCGCTCGGGACGTATCCGGTGGAGATCCGTCTGGGCAACAACGTCGTCGCCAAGTCTGCGATCCAGGTCGTCGCGCTGAAGTAG
- the rpsR gene encoding 30S ribosomal protein S18: MPAPKGKRAAAKKDRRPKRKVCTFCMERVDALDYKDTTRLRKYISERGKILPRRISGNCASHQRALTTAVKRARIIALLPFVVQ, translated from the coding sequence ATGCCTGCTCCCAAAGGCAAGCGTGCGGCCGCGAAGAAAGATCGCCGGCCCAAGCGCAAAGTCTGCACGTTCTGCATGGAGCGCGTCGACGCGCTCGACTACAAAGACACCACGCGCCTGCGCAAGTACATCAGCGAGCGCGGCAAGATCCTCCCGCGCCGCATCTCGGGCAATTGCGCTTCGCATCAGCGAGCGCTGACGACCGCCGTCAAGCGCGCGCGCATCATCGCACTGCTGCCGTTCGTGGTCCAGTAG
- a CDS encoding polyphosphate kinase 2 family protein: MDYRKKYRVEPGERVKIKHLDPADTGKHADEAAARHVAAADADRLAKLQARLWAEQRRAVLIVLQAMDAGGKDGTVGHVFRSTNPEGVFVHAFKVPTAEEKAHDFLWREHRVTPAHGEIGIFNRSYYEAVLVERVHDLVPKKVWSKRYERINEFEKTLVQSGTVVLKFFLHISREEQLARFGARLDDPQKQWKISEADYAEREYWDDYMEAYEDAFEHCSTESAPWYLVPANHKWYRDLVVGRILVETLDEMDPRFPAPTVDLDEIRRRFHAAAQKAD; the protein is encoded by the coding sequence ATGGACTACCGCAAGAAGTACCGGGTCGAGCCGGGCGAGCGCGTCAAGATCAAGCACCTCGATCCGGCCGACACCGGCAAGCACGCGGACGAGGCGGCGGCGCGTCACGTGGCGGCTGCCGACGCCGATCGCCTCGCCAAGCTGCAGGCACGGCTGTGGGCGGAGCAGCGGCGCGCGGTGCTCATCGTCCTCCAGGCGATGGACGCGGGCGGCAAGGACGGTACCGTCGGCCACGTCTTCCGCTCGACGAACCCGGAAGGCGTGTTCGTTCACGCCTTCAAGGTGCCGACCGCCGAGGAGAAGGCGCACGACTTTCTCTGGCGCGAGCACCGGGTCACGCCCGCTCACGGCGAGATCGGGATCTTCAACCGCTCGTATTACGAGGCGGTCCTGGTCGAGCGCGTCCACGATCTCGTCCCGAAGAAAGTCTGGTCCAAGCGGTACGAGCGCATCAACGAGTTCGAGAAGACGCTCGTGCAAAGCGGCACCGTCGTGCTGAAGTTCTTTCTGCACATCAGCCGTGAGGAACAGCTGGCGCGCTTCGGCGCTCGGCTGGACGATCCGCAGAAGCAATGGAAGATCAGCGAGGCCGACTACGCCGAGCGCGAGTACTGGGACGACTACATGGAGGCGTACGAGGACGCCTTCGAGCACTGCAGCACCGAGTCCGCACCCTGGTACCTCGTGCCGGCCAACCACAAGTGGTACCGCGACCTCGTCGTCGGACGCATCCTGGTGGAAACGCTCGACGAGATGGATCCGCGCTTTCCCGCGCCGACCGTCGATCTGGACGAGATTCGCCGCCGCTTTCACGCGGCGGCGCAGAAGGCGGACTAG
- a CDS encoding hemerythrin domain-containing protein translates to MYTLLYRQQHAMIRRQVKELTDGMYGEKGASELRISLSRLASTVAIHFTTAQSSLYPRLTAHADASMRATAVRYRDTLDSISRGFTSFFETWKVYGAIERDRERFASETRDVLEALIQRIDAEDNDLYPRVDALPAA, encoded by the coding sequence ATGTACACCCTTCTGTACCGGCAACAACACGCGATGATCCGCCGTCAAGTCAAAGAGCTGACCGACGGCATGTACGGTGAAAAAGGCGCTTCGGAGCTGCGTATCTCGCTCTCGCGCTTGGCCTCGACGGTGGCGATCCACTTCACGACCGCGCAGAGCTCGCTGTACCCGCGGCTGACCGCGCACGCCGACGCGTCGATGCGCGCGACCGCGGTCCGGTACCGCGACACGCTGGATTCGATCTCGCGCGGCTTCACCTCGTTCTTCGAGACCTGGAAGGTCTACGGCGCGATCGAGCGCGACCGCGAACGCTTCGCCAGCGAGACGCGCGACGTGCTCGAGGCGCTGATCCAGCGCATCGACGCGGAGGACAACGACCTCTACCCGCGCGTCGACGCCCTGCCCGCGGCCTAG
- a CDS encoding SDR family NAD(P)-dependent oxidoreductase: MSERAVLVTGASTGIGLATVEELVRRGFVAYAVVRGQVDAHRLGALDERIRPLVFDVTDRAAIAAAADQVRTAALPLYGVVNNAGVALGGPLEYLPLDTLRRQLEINVIGAMAVTQAFLPFLRETHGRLVFVGSISGRLAVPFVGPYSASKFALRALSDALRLELRAAGVQVSLIEPGSVKTPIWEKARASRQAVLDALPPLAIAHYGPQLENLFASTAEQERTGMPVERVSAAILRALTDRKPRAKYLVGGSARAGSVIAILPDPLRERAVRAAVKLD, from the coding sequence ATGAGCGAGCGCGCGGTCCTGGTCACCGGGGCGTCGACGGGCATCGGTCTGGCGACCGTCGAGGAGCTGGTTCGCCGCGGCTTCGTCGCGTACGCGGTCGTGCGCGGACAAGTCGACGCGCACCGCTTGGGCGCGCTCGACGAGCGGATCCGTCCGCTGGTCTTCGACGTCACCGATCGCGCGGCGATCGCGGCGGCGGCGGACCAGGTGCGGACGGCGGCCCTGCCGTTGTACGGTGTGGTCAACAACGCCGGCGTCGCGCTGGGCGGACCGCTCGAGTACCTGCCGCTCGACACGCTGCGCCGTCAGCTCGAGATCAACGTCATCGGCGCGATGGCGGTGACGCAGGCGTTCCTGCCGTTCTTGCGCGAGACGCACGGGAGGCTGGTGTTCGTCGGCTCGATCTCCGGCCGGCTCGCGGTCCCGTTCGTCGGCCCGTACAGCGCATCGAAGTTCGCGCTGCGCGCGCTGAGCGACGCGTTGCGGCTCGAGCTGCGCGCCGCCGGCGTCCAGGTCTCGCTGATCGAACCGGGCTCGGTGAAGACGCCGATCTGGGAGAAGGCGCGCGCGTCGCGCCAAGCGGTGCTCGACGCGCTGCCGCCGCTCGCGATCGCGCACTACGGGCCGCAGCTCGAGAACCTGTTCGCGTCGACCGCGGAGCAAGAGCGAACCGGGATGCCGGTCGAGCGCGTCAGCGCCGCCATCCTGCGCGCGTTGACCGATCGCAAGCCGCGCGCGAAGTATTTGGTCGGCGGGTCGGCCCGCGCCGGCAGCGTCATCGCCATCTTGCCGGACCCGCTTCGCGAGCGGGCGGTGCGCGCCGCCGTCAAGCTGGACTAG
- a CDS encoding SDR family oxidoreductase, which produces MSLIDRVAIVAGASGGIGAATVRAFLAAGMRVVLAAPDDELLAALAAELVPYGDWVRVVPTDITRREQIDALVDATLAAFGRIDVLANIAGVSAGPSLAEATDAEIERVLAVNLLGAARTMHAVLPAMRAQRSGAIINVGSIAGEIAIMGIYSGSKFGLRGLTDSVRRELRSEGIGVTLIEPGFVDTPMNVGMTKLPSPDIVARAIVRAVRRPRRRVIVPRRYLLALLFFKLSPHFTDLVFGDARVQRRLNQPIREARAAAQAAAER; this is translated from the coding sequence GTGTCGCTGATAGATCGCGTCGCCATCGTCGCAGGCGCGTCGGGCGGGATCGGCGCCGCCACCGTCCGCGCGTTCCTCGCCGCGGGCATGCGCGTCGTCTTGGCCGCGCCGGACGACGAGCTGCTGGCGGCGCTGGCCGCCGAGCTCGTGCCGTACGGCGACTGGGTGCGGGTCGTCCCCACCGACATCACCCGCCGCGAACAGATCGACGCCCTGGTGGACGCGACGCTGGCCGCCTTCGGGCGGATCGACGTGCTGGCGAACATCGCCGGGGTCAGCGCCGGGCCCTCGCTGGCCGAAGCGACCGACGCCGAGATCGAGCGCGTGCTGGCGGTGAACCTGCTGGGCGCGGCGCGCACGATGCACGCGGTGCTGCCGGCGATGCGCGCACAGCGCAGCGGCGCGATCATCAACGTCGGCTCGATCGCCGGCGAGATCGCGATCATGGGCATCTACTCGGGCTCGAAGTTCGGTTTGCGCGGGCTGACCGACTCGGTGCGGCGCGAGCTGCGCAGCGAGGGGATCGGCGTCACCCTGATCGAGCCCGGCTTCGTCGATACGCCGATGAACGTCGGGATGACGAAACTCCCCAGTCCCGACATCGTCGCGCGCGCGATCGTGCGGGCCGTCCGCCGGCCGCGCCGGCGCGTGATCGTACCGCGCCGGTACCTGCTTGCGCTGTTGTTCTTCAAGCTCTCGCCGCACTTCACCGATTTGGTGTTCGGCGACGCGCGCGTGCAGCGGCGGCTCAACCAGCCGATTCGCGAGGCGCGTGCCGCGGCACAGGCGGCCGCAGAGAGATGA
- a CDS encoding M13 family metallopeptidase has protein sequence MRLFPAALRLAGAVALFAGLAIASTHQHARADDALPEPFDPSALDRTANVCTHFFDFATGGYRKAHPIPAAYSEYGYIEALVDQTREVVRATLERAQKNPGPAGSVSQQIGTLYGSCMDAVAIERLGLRPLAPELARIDALRSRAALTAEIAHLHLIGVDAGFSLSPTQDFKNSSSVIAEIDQSGIGLPERDYYLRTDEASRALRAQYVVHVRRMLALAGDASAAADATAVMAFETRLASGSLPIADLRDPAAVYHPLRAPAVATLLPHFAFVPYLRATDVPIGGIINVAEPRFLRAFDQQLAAAPLATWRAYLRWRLLDAYATTLPKRFDDENFAFRGRILNGTTAQLPRWKRCVEVANTYLGMAVGQAYVAAAFSPAAKQRALDMTLRIKRAYRAELAALTWMTPPTKRYALAKLDAMGLKVGYPDRWRSYRGYVVTPGTYLVDVEAGRVFDHGYQVHKIGRPLDRSEWDMTPQTVNAYDDIQRNEIVLPAAQLQRPFFDPAADDAANLGATGAGTVGHEMTHGFDDEGHKFDLHGNVRNWWTPKDLANFDTRADCVIRQFDRTVAIGDVHYQGKLVAGEAIADLGGTVIGYRALEDSLGTGAREKVDGFTPEQRYFLAFAQSWAESVRPEAARTQALTDPHPLPKDRVEQTVANVPEWYTAFDCPKPPKPVCTVW, from the coding sequence ATGCGGCTGTTTCCCGCGGCCTTGCGCCTCGCCGGCGCCGTCGCACTCTTCGCCGGGCTGGCGATCGCGAGCACTCACCAGCACGCGCGAGCCGACGACGCGCTGCCCGAGCCGTTCGATCCCTCCGCGCTCGATCGCACCGCCAACGTCTGCACGCATTTCTTCGACTTCGCGACCGGCGGGTATCGCAAAGCCCACCCCATCCCGGCCGCGTACTCCGAGTACGGCTACATCGAGGCGTTGGTCGATCAAACCCGCGAGGTCGTGCGCGCGACGCTCGAACGCGCGCAGAAGAATCCCGGGCCGGCCGGCAGCGTCTCGCAGCAGATCGGCACGCTCTACGGCAGCTGCATGGACGCGGTGGCGATCGAGCGGCTCGGGCTGCGTCCGCTCGCGCCGGAGCTGGCGCGCATCGACGCGCTGCGCTCGCGCGCCGCGTTGACGGCGGAGATCGCGCACCTGCACCTGATCGGGGTCGACGCCGGTTTCTCGCTCTCGCCGACGCAGGATTTCAAGAACAGCAGCTCGGTCATCGCCGAGATCGATCAGAGCGGCATCGGGTTGCCCGAGCGCGACTACTACCTGCGCACCGACGAGGCGTCGCGCGCGCTACGCGCGCAGTACGTCGTGCACGTGCGCCGCATGCTGGCGCTGGCGGGGGATGCGTCCGCGGCGGCCGACGCGACCGCGGTCATGGCCTTCGAGACGCGGTTGGCGAGCGGGTCGCTGCCGATCGCCGACCTGCGCGACCCGGCCGCCGTCTATCATCCGCTGCGCGCGCCCGCGGTGGCGACGCTGCTCCCGCACTTCGCCTTCGTGCCGTACCTGCGGGCGACCGACGTGCCGATCGGCGGGATCATCAACGTCGCCGAGCCGCGCTTCTTGCGCGCCTTCGACCAGCAGCTGGCGGCGGCGCCGCTGGCCACCTGGCGCGCGTACTTGCGCTGGCGTCTGCTCGACGCCTACGCGACGACGTTGCCCAAGCGCTTCGACGACGAGAACTTCGCCTTCCGGGGCCGCATCCTGAACGGCACGACCGCGCAGCTGCCGCGCTGGAAGCGCTGCGTCGAGGTCGCGAACACGTACCTGGGCATGGCGGTCGGGCAAGCCTACGTCGCGGCCGCGTTCTCGCCGGCGGCCAAGCAGCGCGCGCTCGACATGACGCTGCGCATCAAGCGCGCCTACCGCGCCGAGCTGGCGGCGCTGACCTGGATGACGCCGCCGACGAAGCGGTACGCGCTGGCCAAGCTCGATGCGATGGGACTCAAGGTCGGCTATCCCGACCGCTGGCGCAGCTACCGCGGCTACGTCGTCACGCCCGGCACGTATCTGGTCGACGTCGAGGCCGGCCGGGTCTTCGATCACGGCTACCAGGTGCACAAGATCGGCCGCCCGCTCGATCGCAGCGAGTGGGACATGACGCCGCAGACCGTCAACGCCTACGACGACATCCAGCGCAACGAGATCGTGCTGCCGGCGGCGCAGCTGCAGCGACCGTTCTTCGACCCGGCGGCCGACGACGCGGCCAACCTCGGCGCGACCGGAGCCGGCACGGTCGGTCACGAGATGACGCACGGCTTCGACGACGAGGGCCACAAGTTCGACCTGCACGGCAACGTGCGCAACTGGTGGACGCCGAAAGACCTGGCCAACTTCGATACCCGCGCCGACTGCGTGATCCGCCAGTTCGATCGCACCGTCGCGATCGGCGACGTGCACTACCAAGGAAAGCTCGTCGCCGGCGAAGCGATCGCGGACCTCGGCGGTACCGTCATCGGCTATCGCGCGCTGGAAGATTCGCTCGGCACCGGTGCGCGCGAAAAGGTGGACGGCTTCACGCCCGAGCAGCGCTACTTCTTGGCGTTCGCGCAGTCGTGGGCGGAGAGCGTGCGGCCCGAGGCGGCGCGCACGCAGGCGCTGACCGATCCGCACCCGCTCCCGAAGGATCGCGTCGAGCAGACCGTCGCCAACGTGCCCGAGTGGTACACCGCCTTCGACTGTCCCAAACCGCCCAAACCCGTCTGCACGGTGTGGTGA